Genomic segment of Candidatus Schekmanbacteria bacterium:
TGGATTACCCGGAAATCTGCGCAGGCGCATTTCGATTCAAAGTCGATGAAGACTCCTTCCCAATGAAACTCATTGAAAAACTTGCAAATTTTCGCGCCAGTGTCTTGAAGATGCCCTATGGAGACCAAGCTATTTTTTTGAAAAAGGAATTATTTTTTAAAGCAGGGGGATTTGCAGAAATTCCAATTATGGAGGATTTTGAGTTTATCAGAAGAATCAAAAAATATGGCAAGATATTCATAGCGCCCTTCCCGGCATTGACATCGGCACGAAGATGGAAAAAAAATGGATTTTTAAAAACCACACTAATCAATCAGCTTATTATTATGGGATATTATTTAAGAGTACCGCCAGCAAAATTGAGAGATTGGTATAATAAGTAAAACAATATGATGAATATAAATACTTTAGCCAATTCATAGTATATTCTGAGTTTTTGAATGTACCACTTGATTATGACAACAACAATTGAGTTTTAATGCAAGAAACTATGCAATTGAAATTCTCTTTTTTTCTCTTTATCTTCTTGACAAATGCATCAAAGAAATATAATAAGACATCTCCAATTTAAAATATTAACAAAAGTGGGTTGAAAAGATGGCAAAAGTACAACGGTCATTTGTAGCTAAAAAGGAAGATATTGAAAGAAAATGGTATCTGGTCGATGCCGAAGGGAAAACTCTTGGAAGAATGGCATCACAGATTGCAACTATATTGATGGGAAAGCATAAACCAATTTATACCCCATCTGTTGATACAGGTGATTTCGTAGTTGTGATCAATGCAGAAAAGATTGTCCTGACAGGGAAAAAATGGGACCAGAAGAAATACTATCGCCATAGCGGATGGATAGGAGGAATAAAAGAGACGACTGCAAAAGAAATGCTTGCAAAACATCCTGAAGATATTGTTAGATTGGCAGTAAAAAGAATGCTTCCAAAAACGAAACTTGGAAGGGCAATGCTAAAAAAACTCAAAGTCCATAGAGGTCCTGAACACCCTCATAGTGCGCAAAAACCGGAACCACTGGAAATTAATTAATATTGAAGGAGCAAAAGTTGGAAAATAGCAACATTTATTATGCCACAGGAAAAAGAAAAACTTCTGTTGCAAGAGTTTGGATCAAAGCCGGCAAAGGAGAAATTCTTGTAAATAAAAGGTCGCTTGATAACTATTTTCCAAGAGAATCGTTGCGTGCAATTGCTATTAGTCCTCTTCAGTTTCTTCCTGATAGAGAGAATTTCGATATCAACATCAATGTAAAGGGAGGAGGAATTTCCGGACAGGCAGGCGCCATAAGGCATGGTATTGCCAAAGCATTGGTAAACCTCGATGAAAGCTTGCGTCCAAAATTGAAAAAAGAAGGTATGCTCACGAGAGACCCTCGACAAGTAGAAAGAAAGAAATACGGACAGCCAAAAGCACGAAAGAAATTCCAATTCTCAAAGCGTTAATTTCATCTGTTTATAAAAAAACGAGAAGCTTTCTATATTTGCACAACAGCTCACATTATTCAAAGACAATAGTCTTTCGTCCCCGTACGAAAATTCGATGCTCGGTATGAAGACGCAGTGCTTTTGCAAGGACAAGTCGCTCCAAATCGCGCCCTTTTCTTTTTAAATCTTCTACTGAATCGCGATGTGTAACTCTCGTTATATCCTGCTCTATGATAGGTCCTTCATCAAGCTCTTCTGTAACATAGTGGCTTGTAGCCCCTATGAGCTTCACTCCTCTCTCATATGCCTGTCTATAAGGATTGCTTCCCGCAAAAGCCGGCAGGAATGAGTGATGAATGTTGATTATCCTGTTCCGAAATTTATCAAGAATAACAGGTGTGATAATCTGCATATAGCGAGCAAGCACAATTGTATCAATTTTATGTTCAATAAGAAGTTCGAGCTCTTTTCTCTCTTGTGCTACTTTATTTTCTTTTGTTATTGCAAAGACATAATAAGGTATGCCATAACTTTGAGCCAATTCCTGATGGTTAGGATGATTTGATATTATCAGCGGTATTTCAATATTGAATTCACCTAGACTGTATCTCCATAAAATTTCCTGTAAGCAATGTGCATACTTTGAAACAAATATGGCAACCCGCATCTTTTCATCCATCATTTTAATATCCCATTTGGCATTGAGCTTTTCTGCAATAGGCGTAAAAGCAGATTTAAACGCAGACACTTCTAAAAGGGACTCACTTATTTCCCAAAGGATTCTTAGATAAAATACCTTTTCGTCAGTATCTACATGTTCATCGAGGTCAATAATATTCCCTCCTCTCTCTGCAATAAAGCTTGATATTCTGGCAACCAATCCAATTTGGTCAGGACAATGAAGAAGAAGGACAGCTTTTACTTTTTTCTCTTTCATCATTTTTTCAAACCTCATTTCAATTACAATATAAAACGTCTGCCTCGTATGCTTAATACTATGCCTATCGATGCCATTGTCGAAAGCATAGAAGAGCCTCCATAACTAAAAAGCGGCAGCGGAATACCTACAACAGGAAGTAATCCTACTACCATTGAAATATTGACGACTACCTGAAAAAGAAGGAATGATGAGATTCCAAAGGAAAGCAATGCTCCACATTTATCAGGTGATTCAAGGGAAACCTTGAGACAGAACAAGATGAGAGAAAGGAAAAGTGCAAAAAGGAAGAATACTCCAATAAATCCCCATTCCTCAGCAAAGACAGAAAATATGAAGTCTGTATGGCTTTCAGGAAGAAA
This window contains:
- a CDS encoding glycosyltransferase, coding for DYPEICAGAFRFKVDEDSFPMKLIEKLANFRASVLKMPYGDQAIFLKKELFFKAGGFAEIPIMEDFEFIRRIKKYGKIFIAPFPALTSARRWKKNGFLKTTLINQLIIMGYYLRVPPAKLRDWYNK
- a CDS encoding 50S ribosomal protein L13, producing MAKVQRSFVAKKEDIERKWYLVDAEGKTLGRMASQIATILMGKHKPIYTPSVDTGDFVVVINAEKIVLTGKKWDQKKYYRHSGWIGGIKETTAKEMLAKHPEDIVRLAVKRMLPKTKLGRAMLKKLKVHRGPEHPHSAQKPEPLEIN
- a CDS encoding 30S ribosomal protein S9 produces the protein MLKEQKLENSNIYYATGKRKTSVARVWIKAGKGEILVNKRSLDNYFPRESLRAIAISPLQFLPDRENFDININVKGGGISGQAGAIRHGIAKALVNLDESLRPKLKKEGMLTRDPRQVERKKYGQPKARKKFQFSKR
- the purU gene encoding formyltetrahydrofolate deformylase encodes the protein MMKEKKVKAVLLLHCPDQIGLVARISSFIAERGGNIIDLDEHVDTDEKVFYLRILWEISESLLEVSAFKSAFTPIAEKLNAKWDIKMMDEKMRVAIFVSKYAHCLQEILWRYSLGEFNIEIPLIISNHPNHQELAQSYGIPYYVFAITKENKVAQERKELELLIEHKIDTIVLARYMQIITPVILDKFRNRIINIHHSFLPAFAGSNPYRQAYERGVKLIGATSHYVTEELDEGPIIEQDITRVTHRDSVEDLKRKGRDLERLVLAKALRLHTEHRIFVRGRKTIVFE